The following coding sequences are from one Deferrivibrio essentukiensis window:
- a CDS encoding ATP-binding protein, with amino-acid sequence MFVGRDYELKKLNELYYSDNFNFVVMYGRRRVGKTALLSEFCKDKKSIFFIPEEYSNEMALRNFSQSIFKFFKLSGLSNFDTWESAFLFIAERAKDERLVLVIDEFQYLAYSEKNIPSVLQKIIDHYFNDTKLFLILCGSYISFMEKEVLGYKSPLYGRRTAQMEIVPFNFFESRDFFSGTSTENQISIFSIFGGTPQYLISFEPKLDIFDNIREKILDRTSYLYEEPKFLLKQELREPSVYNSILESIACGYTRLNEIATKVVLDSSKAAKYLNTLIELRIVEQLRPEKLAKCSRSSIYRIKDNFFRFWYRFIFENKSLIEQGMVQYVIEEKIKPYLNEYIGLIFEEIAADYLKILNKENKLPFVFERIGKWWGNNPAKKREEEIDIVAYDKNNLIIGECKWQNSKLGMGALTQLIEKGALFDKRNKYYVFFSKCGFDEKVLQFAEDNSNIILFGLGDIESV; translated from the coding sequence ATGTTTGTTGGAAGAGATTATGAGCTAAAAAAGCTTAATGAGCTTTATTATAGCGATAATTTTAATTTTGTAGTTATGTATGGTAGAAGAAGGGTTGGTAAAACAGCTTTATTGTCAGAATTTTGTAAGGATAAGAAATCAATATTTTTTATTCCTGAGGAATATAGCAATGAAATGGCTCTTAGAAATTTCTCACAAAGTATATTTAAATTTTTCAAGTTAAGTGGGTTAAGTAACTTTGATACATGGGAAAGTGCTTTTTTATTCATAGCTGAAAGAGCAAAAGATGAAAGATTGGTATTAGTCATTGATGAATTTCAATATTTGGCATATTCAGAAAAAAATATACCTTCTGTATTGCAGAAAATTATAGATCATTATTTTAATGATACAAAATTATTTCTAATACTATGTGGCTCCTACATAAGCTTTATGGAAAAAGAGGTGCTGGGGTACAAAAGTCCACTTTATGGCAGAAGGACTGCCCAGATGGAGATAGTACCTTTTAATTTTTTTGAAAGCAGAGATTTTTTTTCTGGTACTTCTACAGAAAATCAAATTAGTATTTTTAGTATTTTTGGTGGGACTCCACAATATCTTATATCATTTGAGCCTAAACTTGATATTTTTGATAATATTAGAGAAAAAATATTAGATAGAACATCATATTTGTATGAAGAACCTAAATTTCTTTTAAAACAGGAATTAAGAGAGCCATCAGTGTATAATTCAATTTTAGAATCAATTGCTTGTGGTTATACAAGGCTAAATGAGATTGCGACGAAGGTAGTGTTAGACTCCAGCAAAGCCGCTAAATATTTAAACACGCTGATTGAATTGAGAATTGTAGAGCAGTTAAGACCTGAAAAATTGGCTAAATGTAGCAGGAGCAGCATTTACAGAATTAAGGATAACTTTTTTAGATTTTGGTACAGGTTTATTTTTGAGAATAAAAGTTTGATTGAGCAAGGTATGGTTCAATACGTTATAGAAGAGAAAATTAAACCATATCTAAACGAATATATTGGCTTAATATTTGAAGAGATTGCCGCTGACTATTTAAAAATATTGAACAAAGAAAATAAATTACCTTTTGTTTTTGAAAGGATTGGAAAGTGGTGGGGAAATAATCCCGCTAAGAAAAGGGAGGAGGAAATAGATATTGTTGCCTATGATAAGAATAATTTGATTATAGGTGAATGTAAGTGGCAAAACAGCAAACTCGGCATGGGCGCTTTAACGCAATTGATTGA